The Fimbriimonas ginsengisoli Gsoil 348 genome window below encodes:
- a CDS encoding prepilin-type N-terminal cleavage/methylation domain-containing protein: protein MSRRRSGFTLIELLVVIAIIAILAAILFPVFAQAKAAAKTTQSLSNMKQIGTGLKIYLGDNDDVYPQRKYDIFTSTGAKSQISWKGMIYPYVKSTALFTDTVNQAAKYPDDTSEPTLLAIDGKVPSGNLFQRGYFLADLPFMWKKDWGAATISDTEFENPANTLVIGEHKRVWVDGGPYLDWTPSANYPGDPITGMKYPWGGNKWDNKAMVLVFHDSHAKRAANSAICGKDNELNMWGYQRNQLNAWGAMGDVQWLDTFCQTMPAEVR from the coding sequence ATGTCACGCAGACGTTCTGGTTTTACGCTTATTGAACTCTTAGTCGTCATCGCAATCATTGCGATTCTCGCCGCCATCCTTTTCCCGGTGTTCGCTCAGGCGAAGGCTGCGGCAAAGACCACTCAGTCGCTTTCCAACATGAAGCAGATCGGAACCGGTCTGAAGATTTACTTAGGCGACAACGACGACGTATATCCCCAGCGGAAGTACGATATTTTCACCTCCACTGGCGCAAAGAGTCAGATCTCTTGGAAGGGAATGATCTACCCGTACGTCAAGTCGACGGCCCTATTCACCGACACGGTGAACCAAGCGGCAAAGTATCCCGATGACACCTCCGAGCCGACGCTGCTTGCGATCGACGGTAAGGTTCCTTCGGGCAACTTGTTCCAACGGGGGTACTTCCTTGCCGATCTTCCGTTCATGTGGAAGAAGGATTGGGGTGCTGCCACTATCAGCGATACCGAGTTCGAGAATCCGGCAAACACGCTGGTTATTGGTGAGCACAAGCGAGTTTGGGTCGATGGCGGTCCGTACCTTGACTGGACACCTTCCGCGAACTATCCTGGCGATCCAATCACGGGAATGAAGTATCCGTGGGGCGGAAACAAGTGGGATAACAAGGCGATGGTCTTGGTGTTTCACGACAGCCATGCTAAGCGAGCTGCAAATTCCGCGATTTGCGGTAAGGACAACGAGCTGAACATGTGGGGCTACCAAAGGAACCAGCTCAACGCTTGGGGTGCAATGGGCGACGTTCAGTGGCTTGACACTTTCTGCCAGACGATGCCTGCCGAAGTTCGCTAA
- a CDS encoding NAD(P)/FAD-dependent oxidoreductase, translated as MEFDVAIIGGGPGGSTTGTLLKKHNPALRVAIFERETFPRDHVGESQLPGISAVLDEMGAWDKVEAANFPIKLGGTYRWGRSRELWDVMFYPIDKFENQARPAKYEGQRRATAFQVDRAIYDKILLDHAREMGCEVFENTRVTEIEREGDRVAGLKLQNGEKVTARHYVDASGHAGILRRAMGVQVEYPTTLQNIAIWDYWQNADWAVEIGVGGTFIQVMSVGYGWIWFIPLGPTRTSIGLVIPAEYYKQSGRRPAELYEKALKDDDRIANLMRNAVSENKLTTTKDWSFLASRQTGENWMLVGESGGFADPILSAGLTITHAAGREAAFTILELDRGKVDSAWLKKQYGVRQSQRVTNHMRFADYWYTTNEQLTDLKGFIQKIASDNGLDLTPDNAWSWLAQGGFIRDDLSTGTGSFSVQAIRALGEFLSEVPAASPLNSNNVFTLDLKGASWTTLAHYEAGAVSKRDAYERDGKLLPMDGLFDLLIQILQRERTSRGIVDALNQSFEHLRSDPMRRHHVVISALRAWEALVLDGWVAASHDPTQPLLDLSSEYTAVGWNKYAAES; from the coding sequence ATGGAATTTGACGTTGCTATCATCGGAGGCGGCCCCGGCGGATCTACCACCGGGACCCTGCTCAAAAAGCACAACCCCGCGCTCCGGGTAGCGATCTTTGAGCGGGAGACCTTCCCCCGCGACCACGTGGGCGAGAGCCAGCTTCCGGGAATCTCCGCCGTCCTCGACGAGATGGGGGCGTGGGACAAGGTGGAAGCGGCCAACTTTCCCATCAAGCTCGGCGGTACATACCGCTGGGGCCGTTCCCGCGAGCTGTGGGACGTGATGTTCTATCCGATCGATAAATTCGAGAACCAGGCTCGACCCGCCAAATACGAGGGACAGCGACGGGCCACCGCGTTTCAGGTCGATCGAGCGATCTACGACAAGATCCTGCTCGATCACGCCCGGGAAATGGGCTGCGAGGTGTTCGAGAACACCCGCGTCACCGAGATCGAGCGAGAAGGGGACCGAGTCGCCGGGCTGAAGCTCCAAAACGGCGAAAAGGTGACGGCCCGCCACTACGTCGACGCTTCCGGTCATGCCGGCATCTTGCGGCGAGCCATGGGCGTCCAGGTGGAGTACCCAACGACCCTGCAGAACATCGCGATCTGGGACTACTGGCAGAACGCGGATTGGGCGGTGGAGATCGGGGTCGGCGGGACCTTCATCCAAGTGATGAGCGTCGGCTACGGATGGATTTGGTTTATCCCACTCGGCCCCACCCGCACCAGTATCGGGCTCGTCATTCCCGCTGAGTATTACAAACAAAGCGGCAGGCGCCCGGCCGAGCTCTACGAGAAAGCGCTGAAGGACGACGACCGGATCGCCAACCTCATGAGGAATGCGGTCAGCGAGAATAAGCTCACCACCACCAAAGACTGGTCTTTCTTAGCGAGCCGTCAAACCGGCGAAAACTGGATGTTGGTGGGTGAAAGCGGCGGCTTTGCCGATCCGATCCTCTCCGCCGGTCTTACAATTACCCACGCCGCCGGACGGGAAGCCGCATTTACGATCCTCGAGCTGGATCGCGGAAAGGTCGACTCCGCTTGGCTGAAGAAGCAGTACGGAGTCCGCCAGAGCCAGCGGGTGACGAACCACATGCGGTTCGCCGACTACTGGTACACCACCAACGAGCAGCTCACCGACCTCAAAGGTTTCATCCAGAAGATCGCCTCCGATAACGGCCTCGACCTTACGCCCGACAACGCATGGTCGTGGCTGGCTCAGGGAGGGTTCATACGCGACGACCTCTCCACCGGCACCGGCAGCTTCTCCGTTCAAGCGATCCGCGCCCTCGGCGAGTTTCTCTCCGAGGTTCCCGCCGCGTCCCCTTTGAACAGCAACAACGTCTTTACGCTCGACCTCAAAGGGGCTTCCTGGACCACTCTCGCCCACTACGAAGCCGGCGCGGTGAGCAAGCGAGACGCCTACGAGCGGGACGGCAAGCTGCTGCCGATGGACGGCCTGTTCGATCTCCTCATTCAGATCCTTCAGCGAGAGCGAACCTCACGAGGAATCGTCGACGCTCTGAATCAATCGTTCGAGCACCTCCGTTCGGACCCGATGAGACGCCACCACGTCGTCATCTCCGCCCTACGCGCCTGGGAAGCCCTCGTACTGGACGGCTGGGTCGCCGCTTCTCACGACCCAACTCAACCCCTTCTAGACCTAAGCAGCGAATACACCGCCGTCGGCTGGAATAAGTACGCCGCCGAATCGTAG
- a CDS encoding GH36-type glycosyl hydrolase domain-containing protein yields the protein MLDDALRPAATEAGCSGRRFPNPYGYFEGGTGAFVVTDVLTPRPWANVMSNDKYGVVVSQAGGGFSWADNCQLYRLSRWEQDLVQDAYGRFIYVQDLDRPDELWSTTYQPTRHRAELEEVRHDLGATTFTRRFMGLETRHTVFVPRDDCAEVWIVEIENLTEKPRRLQLGSYLEWHLGGIGDWHREFHRLFMESRAQGNTLVAWKHPGLVEHRRTEMAEPERAFISWSGVEEVRWVTDKQAWLGREGSTSAPEAMYREVETSRTARWDDPVAGGLATLELAPGETRTIVLTLGAAPTEAEALTLAAKYDEASARAELTATVDGWRERCAAMNVQTGDEAIDLMCNTWLPYQAVAGRLLAKCAYYQQGGAYGYRDQLQDSLMLLQSEPETTLLQLGRHAEAMYEDGGVRHWWHPGTDIFVHSHHSDTCLWLAYGTLAYLDATGNIAALDNEYAFLNRQTEKPGERGSLLAHCRRGIDRALSRRSERGLPLIGAGDWNDGLSHAGIDGKGESVWLAMFLYDILKRFAPILEGSIAERYEREAEALRAAVNEHAWDGEWYIGGTRDDGKPFGSHVCEEGKIFLNPQTWAVISGIAPPDRAARAMQSVREHLVTDFGALLLRPAFSKVDPYIGYITRYAPGLRENGGVYSHASTWAIWAFAKMGDDATARQIYRGMLPLLRAQEDSELYAAEPYVMPGNVDGPDSPYAGRAGWTWYTGSAAWMVRVARMLSS from the coding sequence ATGCTCGATGACGCGCTTCGTCCGGCGGCTACGGAAGCCGGGTGCTCCGGCCGACGTTTTCCCAACCCTTATGGCTACTTCGAGGGGGGAACCGGGGCTTTCGTCGTTACAGACGTCCTCACTCCTCGTCCATGGGCGAACGTGATGTCGAACGACAAGTACGGGGTGGTCGTTAGTCAAGCCGGGGGCGGCTTCTCTTGGGCGGATAATTGCCAGCTTTACCGGCTCTCGCGCTGGGAGCAAGACCTCGTTCAAGACGCTTACGGGCGGTTTATCTACGTCCAGGATTTGGATCGGCCGGACGAGCTCTGGTCGACGACCTACCAGCCGACCCGGCACCGGGCTGAACTCGAAGAGGTGCGGCACGACCTCGGAGCGACCACTTTCACCCGCCGATTCATGGGCCTGGAGACGCGCCACACGGTGTTCGTCCCGCGCGACGACTGCGCCGAGGTGTGGATCGTCGAAATCGAAAACCTTACGGAGAAGCCGCGGCGACTGCAACTGGGGAGCTATCTTGAGTGGCACCTCGGCGGGATCGGCGATTGGCACCGAGAATTCCACCGCCTGTTTATGGAGAGCCGGGCGCAAGGCAACACGCTGGTAGCGTGGAAGCACCCCGGGCTCGTCGAGCATCGGCGTACCGAGATGGCGGAGCCGGAGCGGGCGTTCATTTCCTGGTCGGGAGTAGAAGAGGTTCGGTGGGTTACCGATAAACAGGCCTGGCTCGGACGCGAGGGAAGCACTTCCGCCCCGGAGGCGATGTATCGCGAAGTCGAAACGTCCCGGACCGCTCGCTGGGACGACCCAGTGGCGGGTGGCCTGGCGACTCTGGAATTGGCGCCAGGGGAGACGCGAACCATTGTTCTCACTTTGGGAGCCGCCCCAACGGAGGCGGAGGCGCTTACCCTCGCGGCGAAGTACGACGAGGCCTCGGCGCGGGCCGAATTAACAGCGACGGTCGATGGTTGGCGCGAGCGTTGCGCGGCGATGAACGTCCAGACCGGCGACGAAGCGATCGATCTGATGTGCAACACCTGGCTGCCTTATCAGGCGGTGGCCGGCCGTCTTTTGGCGAAGTGCGCTTACTACCAGCAAGGGGGCGCTTACGGGTACCGCGATCAGCTTCAGGACAGCCTGATGCTGCTCCAAAGCGAACCGGAAACGACGCTATTGCAGCTTGGACGGCACGCGGAAGCGATGTACGAGGATGGCGGGGTGCGCCACTGGTGGCACCCGGGAACCGATATTTTCGTGCACAGCCATCACAGCGACACATGCCTTTGGCTTGCCTACGGAACGCTCGCTTACTTGGACGCGACGGGAAATATCGCGGCGCTAGATAACGAGTACGCATTTTTAAATCGGCAGACCGAAAAGCCAGGTGAGCGGGGAAGTCTGCTCGCCCACTGCCGGCGAGGAATCGACCGGGCGCTATCGCGTCGATCGGAGCGAGGGCTCCCCCTCATCGGCGCGGGGGACTGGAACGACGGCCTCAGCCACGCGGGTATCGATGGCAAGGGAGAGTCGGTGTGGCTCGCGATGTTTCTGTACGACATCCTTAAGCGCTTCGCCCCGATCTTGGAGGGTTCGATTGCCGAGCGGTACGAAAGGGAAGCGGAAGCGCTCAGGGCGGCCGTCAACGAGCATGCTTGGGATGGCGAGTGGTACATCGGCGGCACGCGGGACGATGGGAAGCCGTTCGGAAGCCATGTTTGCGAAGAGGGAAAGATCTTCCTCAATCCGCAGACCTGGGCGGTGATCTCGGGGATCGCGCCTCCGGATCGGGCCGCGCGCGCCATGCAATCGGTTCGCGAGCACCTGGTCACCGACTTCGGAGCCCTCCTACTGCGTCCGGCGTTCTCTAAGGTCGATCCGTACATCGGCTACATCACCCGCTACGCCCCCGGCCTCCGGGAGAACGGCGGCGTCTACAGCCACGCATCAACCTGGGCGATCTGGGCGTTCGCCAAGATGGGAGACGACGCCACCGCTCGCCAGATCTATCGAGGGATGCTGCCGCTGTTGCGAGCGCAAGAGGATTCGGAACTGTACGCGGCGGAGCCGTACGTGATGCCGGGGAACGTCGACGGGCCCGATTCACCTTACGCGGGCCGGGCCGGGTGGACTTGGTACACCGGATCAGCGGCATGGATGGTCCGAGTGGCCAGAATGTTATCTTCGTAG
- a CDS encoding LacI family DNA-binding transcriptional regulator, which yields MAIVFQYAELFSSGSGFISEVMRGVCAGAVEKGFDLMLHTQAVRSPEAEADILGDGRVDGALVLRDEGDPTISALLDRGVPTVLFFTRSDHPQAAWVDADNFSGAEVAVRHLLGLGHTRIAMIGGPEGSVAAGARREGYLSALADAGIEPFPIFPRIGSPVEAHEQLSAFLNRPDRPTALFVWSDDVAVACMEVARGLGVSVPSDLSVVGFDSLDICNRTVPPLTSVRQPIYDMAAEATRLLISITRSEELPQRQIVYPLALDVRGSTAPLMHVLSTKR from the coding sequence TTGGCGATCGTTTTCCAGTATGCCGAACTGTTCTCCTCCGGTTCCGGCTTCATCAGCGAGGTGATGCGAGGGGTTTGCGCGGGCGCGGTGGAAAAAGGGTTCGACCTGATGCTTCATACCCAAGCTGTTCGCAGTCCAGAAGCCGAGGCCGATATTCTCGGCGACGGACGGGTGGATGGCGCCTTGGTGCTCCGCGACGAGGGGGATCCCACGATTTCCGCACTGCTTGATCGAGGTGTTCCAACAGTTCTGTTTTTTACGCGATCCGACCACCCGCAAGCCGCTTGGGTAGATGCCGACAACTTCTCCGGGGCTGAAGTTGCGGTGCGCCATTTGCTCGGGCTCGGGCATACGAGGATCGCAATGATCGGCGGACCGGAAGGATCGGTTGCAGCCGGGGCACGTCGCGAAGGTTACCTTTCCGCTCTTGCCGATGCAGGGATAGAGCCGTTCCCGATCTTTCCGCGAATTGGTAGCCCGGTTGAGGCCCATGAACAGCTTTCCGCGTTCCTGAATCGCCCCGATCGTCCGACAGCGCTGTTTGTGTGGTCCGACGATGTGGCGGTCGCTTGTATGGAAGTTGCGCGTGGCCTGGGTGTTTCGGTTCCTTCGGACCTGTCGGTCGTCGGATTCGATTCCCTGGATATCTGCAACCGGACAGTTCCTCCATTGACGAGCGTTCGGCAACCGATTTATGACATGGCGGCAGAGGCCACCCGCCTTTTGATTTCAATCACGCGGAGCGAAGAGCTGCCTCAGAGGCAGATCGTCTATCCGCTAGCTCTCGATGTGCGCGGTTCTACCGCGCCCTTAATGCATGTTCTATCCACAAAGAGGTGA
- a CDS encoding glucoamylase family protein, with translation MFTSLILLSIAHPAPRASPAPLLEDLERRAVRFFWEQSNPVNGFSKDRATNAEGKDAHEVASCASVGFALVAYAIGAERGWIPRREALDRTRVTLRGLMTRWPNERGWLYHFIDYNKGTRIWNCEASSIDTSICLAGVLASQRYWKDRDVDRDANAFQKRIDWQWMLTDGGDKPDSRHFSMGWHPGEGFINARWNDFNECKMLYIQAYGSTSLPKDSWEKIKRTPVSYGGFDLFTGGPLFMHQMTESFYDFRNKRDRLGIDYGVETRNATLGNRQYCIDNPKKMAAYGPTFWGLSACDGPDGYNAFGAPGWVNDEGVVTPTSAVASMPFTPAESQAFAVAMRKDHTEAWGKYGFPNGYCPQRNWVGPDVIGIDLGMMMCGLENARSGFVWKLSNSHPVVQRGFRLAGLRPAKPDPRLRLP, from the coding sequence ATGTTTACAAGCCTCATTCTCCTCTCCATCGCTCACCCCGCGCCTCGGGCCTCTCCGGCTCCGCTTCTTGAAGATTTGGAACGCCGGGCGGTGCGTTTCTTTTGGGAGCAGTCGAATCCGGTTAATGGGTTCAGCAAAGACCGGGCGACCAACGCGGAGGGGAAGGACGCGCACGAGGTGGCGAGCTGCGCGTCCGTCGGCTTCGCGCTGGTGGCCTACGCGATCGGCGCCGAGCGGGGGTGGATTCCGCGTCGAGAAGCGTTGGACCGAACTCGGGTGACGTTGCGCGGTCTGATGACGCGGTGGCCGAACGAGCGAGGCTGGCTCTATCACTTCATCGACTACAACAAGGGGACGCGCATCTGGAATTGCGAGGCGAGCAGCATCGACACCAGCATCTGCCTCGCCGGGGTGCTCGCCTCGCAACGGTATTGGAAAGACCGCGATGTCGACCGGGACGCAAACGCGTTTCAGAAGCGGATCGACTGGCAGTGGATGTTGACGGACGGGGGCGATAAGCCGGATTCCCGGCACTTCTCGATGGGGTGGCATCCGGGAGAGGGATTCATTAACGCTCGCTGGAACGACTTCAACGAGTGCAAAATGCTCTATATCCAAGCCTACGGCAGCACCAGCTTGCCGAAGGACAGCTGGGAAAAGATCAAACGCACCCCGGTCTCGTATGGCGGATTTGATCTGTTCACCGGCGGCCCGCTCTTTATGCACCAGATGACGGAGTCGTTTTACGACTTCCGCAACAAGCGCGACCGCCTGGGCATCGACTACGGCGTTGAGACGCGTAACGCGACTCTTGGGAATCGCCAGTACTGCATTGACAACCCGAAGAAGATGGCAGCCTACGGCCCCACGTTCTGGGGGCTCAGCGCGTGCGATGGTCCAGACGGATACAACGCTTTCGGCGCGCCGGGCTGGGTAAACGATGAAGGGGTCGTTACCCCGACTTCGGCAGTAGCGAGCATGCCGTTCACGCCGGCCGAATCGCAGGCGTTCGCCGTCGCCATGCGCAAGGACCATACCGAGGCGTGGGGGAAGTACGGGTTTCCGAACGGTTATTGTCCGCAGCGGAACTGGGTCGGCCCCGACGTCATCGGAATCGATCTCGGGATGATGATGTGCGGGCTGGAGAACGCGCGAAGTGGGTTCGTTTGGAAGCTGTCGAACAGCCATCCGGTCGTGCAGCGCGGTTTCCGCTTGGCCGGATTACGCCCGGCGAAGCCGGACCCTCGGCTTCGGTTGCCATAA